Proteins from a genomic interval of Nasonia vitripennis strain AsymCx chromosome 3, Nvit_psr_1.1, whole genome shotgun sequence:
- the LOC100121392 gene encoding mitochondrial amidoxime reducing component 2, translated as MDRTRLAYVSAAVVGAGTAVFFVWWWWTKRHQRHRPPSKWRKVGELSDLICFPVKSLGPIRVNSMECTMLGLKSGWMRDRTLMVIDLDGQFVTGRQMPRMVQVSPSVAGSVLTLKAPGMMSVSVDLARLRGRFRAAVWGQAVPACDCGEEVARWLSRFLLQEDTGLRLVYYPLDKPSREVRSKNQVFPLTDSKDTGAYPDATSYTLENEASIADLNTRIEEPVTPLHFRPNFVVKGAEPLEEDTWDWIKIGNVVFRNVKPCTRCIFTTVDPETGKKNPKIEPLKTLRKYREITDPEIRPHTLGSPVMGIHLGLRGPNGIVRLGDPVYVGVPEEPEPPLVSPP; from the exons ATGG ACAGAACGAGGCTGGCGTACGTGAGCGCAGCGGTGGTCGGCGCCGGCACCGCCGTTTTCTTCGTCTGGTGGTGGTGGACGAAACGTCATCAGCGTCACCGGCCACCTTCCAAGTGGCGCAAGGTCGGCGAGCTCAGTGATCTCATCTGCTTCCCGGTCAAGTCTCTCGGACCAATAAGGGTCAACTCCATGGAGTGCACTATGCTGGGGCTCAAGTCTGGATGGATGAGGGACAGGACACTGATGGTCATCGATCTGGACGGGCAGTTCGTTACCGGTCGTCAGATGCCCAGGATGGTTCAG GTATCGCCGAGCGTCGCAGGCTCGGTGCTGACTCTGAAAGCCCCGGGCATGATGTCCGTATCCGTGGACCTGGCGCGTCTGCGGGGCCGCTTCCGAGCGGCAGTTTGGGGCCAGGCGGTACCAGCTTGCGACTGCGGAGAAGAGGTCGCCCGTTGGCTCTCCCGTTTCCTTCTCCAGGAGGACACGGGACTGAGACTGGTGTACTATCCACTGGATAAGCCCTCGCGAGAGGTGCGCAGTAAAAACCAAGTGTTTCCGCTCACGGACAGCAAGGATACG GGCGCATATCCAGATGCCACGAGCTACACGCTGGAGAACGAAGCGTCGATCGCCGATCTGAATACTCGGATAGAGGAGCCGGTGACACCACTGCACTTCAGGCCGAACTTCGTCGTCAAGGGCGCCGAGCCTCTCGAGGAGGATACCTGGGATTGGATCAAGATCGGCAACGTCGTCTTCCGCAACGTGAAGCCCTGTACACGTTGCATTTTCACGACCGTCGACCCCGAGACCGGCAAGAAGAATCCCAAGATCGAGCCTCTGAAGACGCTCAGGAA GTACCGCGAAATTACCGATCCGGAAATTCGACCGCATACTCTGGGCAGTCCCGTGATGGGGATCCATTTGGGTCTTCGTGGTCCTAATGGGATCGTGCGTCTGGGAGATCCAGTCTACGTTGGGGTACCAGAGGAGCCTGAGCCACCTTTGGTCTCGCCGCCATAG
- the LOC100121408 gene encoding vesicle-associated membrane protein 7 produces MPLLYSVVARGPTVLSKHAACAGNFEEVTEQILAKIPPQNDKMTYSQGPYLFHYVCEDRIVYMCITDDDFQRSRAFLYLNEIKRRFRTMYGDGALTALAYAMNTEFGRVLANEMKHYSESKDLDTISKVHGELDELKDIMVKNIDNLAMRGERLELLVNKTENLSNNSVTFRKSSRNLARSLFWKNVKMYVILGAVLIIVIYVILALSCGGLGLPKCVSSN; encoded by the exons ATGCCGCTGCTGTACAGTGTGGTTGCAAGAGGACCAACGGTCCTGTCAAAACATGCTGCCTGTGCTGGAAATTTTGAGGAAGTAACAGAGCAGATTCTTGCCAAAATACCGCCTCAAAATGATAAGATGACATATTCACAGGGACCTTATTTGTTCCATTATGTCTGTGAAGACAGAATTGTTTACATGTGCATTACAGATGAT GATTTCCAAAGGTCAAGGGCATTTCTTTACCTCAATGAAATCAAGAGGAGATTCAGAACTATGTATGGTGATGGTGCATTAACTGCATTAGCCTATGCTATGAATACAGAATTCGGAAGAGTTTTGGCTAATGAAATG AAACATTACAGTGAGTCAAAGGATTTGGATACTATTTCAAAAGTCCATGGAGAATTAGATGAACTGAAAGATATTATGGTGAAAAACATCGACAACTTGGCGATGCGAGGAGAACGTTTAGAGCTGCTTGTGAACAAGACGGAAAACTTATCTAATAAC TCTGTAACCTTCAGGAAATCCAGTCGCAATCTCGCGCGATCACTTTTTTGGAAAAATGTAAAGATGTACGTGATTCTCGGTGCAGTGTTAATC ATCGTAATCTACGTGATCCTCGCGCTCTCCTGTGGCGGACTCGGATTACCAAAGTGTGTCTCAAGTAACTAG
- the LOC100121427 gene encoding proton channel OtopLc isoform X1: protein MGESSPDLSLRLRRGSSDSRDSFYMDFAQGIDSDIEEVPRRNDNLDAMMAESLDDNGTDLLPMVAEDIPTIPEEASEELRLEEEADALEAALASANEASGMKKEKDKDKITTDWPGLPAALPSPASPSAVIVSPETLSRHSSSSPSRNNNRQAQYVLALPCPTGPPIPAVCYPAPNYLELEVTTDRNWKYLGCDAFATTLSALYGKLLVVMGIAFPMAEVISTYIPPSFYEAFYLYLYIGSMLFLLVMYATMCGDSKPKQKKQKDVSDLDSSQSSSGVGADSDGAEVSCGTHLAAARPAQHYGSFYLRMGAVAFGIGSMIYSGLEFGQYFELERNTKCHNIMLALTPATRMAFIFIQMYFIFLNDKQMKVYSHRVIARFGLMHMIGTNLSVWLNVLVQETKHEILTFYNPENNSLRISHRLGTKAGHIHLQGGHAHVQHTEGHQHATQHARLPRGLKGPHHMFECRRTNIMGSLVQDASPFLFPCTIEYSLICAAILYVMWKNISKAHPKKPAMPPARHHTHASYRRSPHHYSVDCARAHKGLFLGILILVLTIISLILFFVLTSRPELVNLAVTEVNICELTLYGMSTLATMIGMCQMRKLRYDGNRNLELDNILLVAAQTGMFIYSTFTIIGSHFTLEKHTILVLITALASVVQTTFQTIFILDASRRSVATAEQIRHKPGREIVTFLLVTNLAMWAINTLEKSRAESHPVQLHFYGLWAWTIITHVSMPLAIFYRFHSTVCLCEVWKKAYKVKPTYM from the exons ATGGGCGAAAGCTCGCCGGATCTGAGCCTCCGGCTGCGCCGAGGTAGCTCGGACTCCAGGGATTCCTTCTACATGGACTTCGCCCAG GGCATAGACTCGGACATCGAGGAAGTGCCGCGGAGGAACGACAACCTGGACGCGATGATGGCCGAGTCTCTGGACGACAATGGGACGGATCTGTTGCCGATGGTGGCCGAGGACATACCCACGATACCGGAGGAGGCGTCCGAGGAGCTGAGGCTAGAGGAGGAAGCCGACGCACTCGAGGCCGCCCTCGCGAGCGCCAACGAGGCGTCGGGAATGAAGAAGGAGAAGGACAAGGACAAGATCACCACCGA CTGGCCGGGACTGCCGGCGGCTCTGCCGTCGCCTGCCTCGCCGTCCGCCGTGATCGTCTCGCCGGAGACGCTCTCGAgacacagcagcagctcgccCTCGAGGAACAACAATCGACAGGCCCAGTACGTGCTGGCCCTGCCCTGTCCCACTGGGCCGCCCATCCCTGCGGTCTGCTATCCGGCTCCGAACTATCTCGAGCTGGAGGTGACCACCGACAGGAACTGGAAGTACCTCGGCTG CGATGCGTTCGCGACGACGCTGAGCGCCCTTTACGGCAAGCTGCTGGTCGTCATGGGCATCGCCTTCCCCATGGCGGAAGTCATTTCCACCTACATCCCGCCCTCGTTCTACGAAGCCTTCTACCTCTACCTCTACATCGGCAGCATGCTCTTCCTCCTCGTCATGTACGCGACCATGTGCGGCGACAGCAAGCCCAAGCAGA AGAAGCAGAAGGACGTGAGCGACCTTGACTCGTCGCAGTCGTCGTCGGGAGTCGGGGCGGACAGCGACGGAGCCGAGGTCAGCTGCGGCACCCACCTGGCTGCCGCCAGACCGGCCCAGCACTACGGCAGCTTCTATCTAAGGATGGGCGCGGTGGCCTTCGGCATCGGCTCGATGATCTACTCGGGCCTCGAGTTCGGCCAGTACTTCGAGCTCGAGCGCAACACCAAGTGCCACAACATCATGCTCGCGCTCACGCCCGCTACGCGCATGGCCTTCATTTTCATCCAGATGTACTTCATCTTTCTCAACGATAAG CAAATGAAAGTCTACAGTCACAGGGTCATCGCGCGATTCGGGCTGATGCACATGATCGGCACGAACCTCTCCGTCTGGCTGAACGTCCTGGTCCAGGAGACGAAGCACGAGATCCTCACCTTCTACAACCCGGAGAACAACTCGCTGAGGATTTCTCACCGTCTCG GTACGAAGGCAGGGCACATACACCTGCAAGGGGGTCATGCTCACGTGCAGCACACCGAGGGACACCAGCATGCCACTCAGCACGCGAGGCTGCCCCGTGGACTCAAGGGTCCACACCACATGTTCGAATGCCGGCGCACCAACATCATGGGCTCGCTCGTCCAGGACGCCAGTCCGTTTCTCTTTCCCTGCACCATCGAGTACAGTCTCATCTGCGCGGCTATACTCTACGTCATGTGGAAGAACATCTCCAAGGCGCATCCCAAGAAACCCGCTATGCCACCCGCTAGGCATCATACTCACGCTTCTTACAG GAGATCGCCTCACCACTACAGCGTGGATTGCGCCCGAGCCCACAAGGGCCTCTTCCTGGGCATCCTCATCCTCGTTCTCACCATCATCTCTCTGATCCTCTTCTTCGTGCTGACCTCTCGACCGGAGCTGGTGAACCTCGCCGTGACGGAGGTCAACATCTGCGAGCTGACCCTCTACGGGATGTCGACCCTGGCCACCATGATAGGGATGTGTCAGATGCGAAAGCTGCGCTACGACGGCAACCGGAACCTCGAGCTCGATAACATCCTTCTCGTGGCGGCGCAGACCGGCATGTTCATCTACTCGACCTTCACGATAATCGGCAGCCACTTCACCCTCGAGAAGCACACGATCCTGGTACTCATCACCGCGCTGGCCAGTGTGGTCCAGACGACCTTCCAGACCATATTCATCCTGGACGCCTCGAGGAGATCGGTAGCAACGGCCGAACAGATCCGGCATAAGCCCGGCAGGGAGATAGTCACGTTTCTACTGGTCACTAACCTGGCCATGTGGGCCATCAACACGCTAGAGAAGTCCAGGGCGGAATCGCATCCGGTGCAGCTGCACTTCTATGGACTCTGGGCCTGGACCATCATCACGCACGTCTCCATGCCGCTGGCTATCTTCTACAG GTTTCACAGCACCGTCTGCCTGTGCGAGGTGTGGAAGAAGGCTTACAAGGTGAAGCCGACTTACATGTGA
- the LOC100121427 gene encoding proton channel OtopLc isoform X2, translating to MLIKETSLSWPGLPAALPSPASPSAVIVSPETLSRHSSSSPSRNNNRQAQYVLALPCPTGPPIPAVCYPAPNYLELEVTTDRNWKYLGCDAFATTLSALYGKLLVVMGIAFPMAEVISTYIPPSFYEAFYLYLYIGSMLFLLVMYATMCGDSKPKQKKQKDVSDLDSSQSSSGVGADSDGAEVSCGTHLAAARPAQHYGSFYLRMGAVAFGIGSMIYSGLEFGQYFELERNTKCHNIMLALTPATRMAFIFIQMYFIFLNDKQMKVYSHRVIARFGLMHMIGTNLSVWLNVLVQETKHEILTFYNPENNSLRISHRLGTKAGHIHLQGGHAHVQHTEGHQHATQHARLPRGLKGPHHMFECRRTNIMGSLVQDASPFLFPCTIEYSLICAAILYVMWKNISKAHPKKPAMPPARHHTHASYRRSPHHYSVDCARAHKGLFLGILILVLTIISLILFFVLTSRPELVNLAVTEVNICELTLYGMSTLATMIGMCQMRKLRYDGNRNLELDNILLVAAQTGMFIYSTFTIIGSHFTLEKHTILVLITALASVVQTTFQTIFILDASRRSVATAEQIRHKPGREIVTFLLVTNLAMWAINTLEKSRAESHPVQLHFYGLWAWTIITHVSMPLAIFYRFHSTVCLCEVWKKAYKVKPTYM from the exons ATGCTTATCAAGGAGACCTCGCTGAG CTGGCCGGGACTGCCGGCGGCTCTGCCGTCGCCTGCCTCGCCGTCCGCCGTGATCGTCTCGCCGGAGACGCTCTCGAgacacagcagcagctcgccCTCGAGGAACAACAATCGACAGGCCCAGTACGTGCTGGCCCTGCCCTGTCCCACTGGGCCGCCCATCCCTGCGGTCTGCTATCCGGCTCCGAACTATCTCGAGCTGGAGGTGACCACCGACAGGAACTGGAAGTACCTCGGCTG CGATGCGTTCGCGACGACGCTGAGCGCCCTTTACGGCAAGCTGCTGGTCGTCATGGGCATCGCCTTCCCCATGGCGGAAGTCATTTCCACCTACATCCCGCCCTCGTTCTACGAAGCCTTCTACCTCTACCTCTACATCGGCAGCATGCTCTTCCTCCTCGTCATGTACGCGACCATGTGCGGCGACAGCAAGCCCAAGCAGA AGAAGCAGAAGGACGTGAGCGACCTTGACTCGTCGCAGTCGTCGTCGGGAGTCGGGGCGGACAGCGACGGAGCCGAGGTCAGCTGCGGCACCCACCTGGCTGCCGCCAGACCGGCCCAGCACTACGGCAGCTTCTATCTAAGGATGGGCGCGGTGGCCTTCGGCATCGGCTCGATGATCTACTCGGGCCTCGAGTTCGGCCAGTACTTCGAGCTCGAGCGCAACACCAAGTGCCACAACATCATGCTCGCGCTCACGCCCGCTACGCGCATGGCCTTCATTTTCATCCAGATGTACTTCATCTTTCTCAACGATAAG CAAATGAAAGTCTACAGTCACAGGGTCATCGCGCGATTCGGGCTGATGCACATGATCGGCACGAACCTCTCCGTCTGGCTGAACGTCCTGGTCCAGGAGACGAAGCACGAGATCCTCACCTTCTACAACCCGGAGAACAACTCGCTGAGGATTTCTCACCGTCTCG GTACGAAGGCAGGGCACATACACCTGCAAGGGGGTCATGCTCACGTGCAGCACACCGAGGGACACCAGCATGCCACTCAGCACGCGAGGCTGCCCCGTGGACTCAAGGGTCCACACCACATGTTCGAATGCCGGCGCACCAACATCATGGGCTCGCTCGTCCAGGACGCCAGTCCGTTTCTCTTTCCCTGCACCATCGAGTACAGTCTCATCTGCGCGGCTATACTCTACGTCATGTGGAAGAACATCTCCAAGGCGCATCCCAAGAAACCCGCTATGCCACCCGCTAGGCATCATACTCACGCTTCTTACAG GAGATCGCCTCACCACTACAGCGTGGATTGCGCCCGAGCCCACAAGGGCCTCTTCCTGGGCATCCTCATCCTCGTTCTCACCATCATCTCTCTGATCCTCTTCTTCGTGCTGACCTCTCGACCGGAGCTGGTGAACCTCGCCGTGACGGAGGTCAACATCTGCGAGCTGACCCTCTACGGGATGTCGACCCTGGCCACCATGATAGGGATGTGTCAGATGCGAAAGCTGCGCTACGACGGCAACCGGAACCTCGAGCTCGATAACATCCTTCTCGTGGCGGCGCAGACCGGCATGTTCATCTACTCGACCTTCACGATAATCGGCAGCCACTTCACCCTCGAGAAGCACACGATCCTGGTACTCATCACCGCGCTGGCCAGTGTGGTCCAGACGACCTTCCAGACCATATTCATCCTGGACGCCTCGAGGAGATCGGTAGCAACGGCCGAACAGATCCGGCATAAGCCCGGCAGGGAGATAGTCACGTTTCTACTGGTCACTAACCTGGCCATGTGGGCCATCAACACGCTAGAGAAGTCCAGGGCGGAATCGCATCCGGTGCAGCTGCACTTCTATGGACTCTGGGCCTGGACCATCATCACGCACGTCTCCATGCCGCTGGCTATCTTCTACAG GTTTCACAGCACCGTCTGCCTGTGCGAGGTGTGGAAGAAGGCTTACAAGGTGAAGCCGACTTACATGTGA